Genomic window (Spirosoma sp. KCTC 42546):
CTGTATCTTAACCAGTTATCCACAAAAAAGCCCGAAATCTGTGGATTTCGGGCTTTTTTGTGGATAACTGGTTATTTATTAATTCAATGTATCTCCTCGTAAAGCGCGGAATCGTTTACGAGCTTCAGCTCCATAAATGCTTCCTGGATATTGAGTAAGCACTTTTTGGTATGCTTCCATAGCTGCAGCTTTATCTTTTAGTCGCTCATCATAGATTTTCCCCTGTGTAAACAGGGCATCATCTCCCAATATATCAGTTGGATACGCACTTACGATTTTTTTCAAGTCCTCCAGTGCTTCTGCATTCTTTCCTTGTTTCATATACGTATTAGCCCGAAGCCAGAGTACTTCATCAGCAATACTATGGTCACCATACTTTGCCAACATTTTATTCAGGTTATCCACAGCTTCATCGGTTTTGTTTTGTAACAGAAGTAATTCTGTATCAGCGTACCAGCGCATGGCTGCTTCTGTACTATCCATACCTGTGTTATCCACAATCAATAAACTTAATTGCTCTGCATCGTTGGCAATTTCACGGGAGGTCGCCAGTTTCAACACATCCAGCAAATCCTTTGCTACTGAAAAGTTGCCTTTATAATAATGTAGCTTGGCATTTTTCAATTTGGCTTCATACCCTAACAATTCTTCTTTTTGAGACTTCTCTACTTGGGAATATAATAAGGTAGATTCCCAGGGCTCACCTTTAAGAAGGTAGATATCCCCTTTGTCAAGCTTACAACGGTCAACGAAATTCTTGTCTGTTTTCCCAAGATCAATAGCCAAATCAAGGACGGTTAACGCTGTGTCTTTACTATCAAGGTAATTACCATACAGGTTAGCGGTACTCCGAAGAGCTTCTAATGTTTTGACATTTGTACCTATTTCCTGAAGCATACGCTGGTAATCAGCGATTAGTTTTCGAATTTCAAGTTTATCAATCGGATATGTATTTTTCACCTGCTCTTCACGAGCATTGATAACTAGTCGTCGAGCAAACGGGTATAGTTGACCCTGTGGATATGTTGTTGTCACATACTCAAAAGCATCGGCAGCTGCTTTGTACTCTTTATTATTTAACGCCAGCATGCCAAGGTCATATACCCGACTCCCATTTAGTTTCAGGCGTTTATCAGTTGCTTTTTCTTGAAGTAAAGCTCTGCTAAACTTTTGTTTTTGAACGAAATACCAGATCAATAATTCGTTATACGCTAGTTCGTTTGGCTCCTGTTGGATCTTTGTATATAGTGCTTTTTCCACAAGTGGCTCATCTTTTGTGTTGATAAATCCTTGTAAAGCTGCTAATACTGTTTCTTTCTTATCCGTTTGTTTGCCCGTTATAATGATTTCGTCAATAGCTTTCTCAGTCTGACCTGTTGACCGGTATAGAGCCATTAAATCCTCGCTGTATGAGGTTGGGTCTTTACTAACTTCTCTAGCGGTTTCGAGTGTTCGGACAGCCCAGCGAGCTTCTCCGACCTCATTGAAGGCTGTCGCTAATTTTTCAAGTTTTGCAATCGATGATTTGCTGGATTGTAATGCAGTTGTATACTGCGCTTGCGCCTGAATTGTGTCACCCTGTTGAGCTGCCAGCTGTCCACTCAGCAATTCATAGTAAGCTCGATTAGCATCATCGCTCCTTTGCTGCTTCTTAAGGTATTTTGCGGCTTCCTCTCCTTTATTACTTTTTTGGAGACTGGTTACATAACGCGACACCCTAACCCAGCTAACTTCGGTCTTTAACAGCTTGGCATACTCATTAGCTGCTTTTTCAAATTCGCCCGCTTTGTAGTATTCTTCAGCCAGCGTTGTTCCTCCCTGCCCATATACGAGGCCAGCCGACAACACACACGTTAGTGCAATAATGACTTTTAACCTTATTAACATTTTATAAAAAGGCTTTTTAAAAGAAACGTTATTATAACCATTAGTCATGTGGAAATGTGTATAAATAAGTTGTCCACTTTTATTTTTAAATGGTGTGGACAACGGTGATATGTTATCCACTTATCATTGTTTTGTTATCCACACTTAATTTACTCATATTTAAGTAAATAACATGTTATCCACATTCTGTTTGTTAAATATTTGTGGATTTGTGCATAAAATTTGTGCACAGTTTCAGGTGGGGAAAATTTGTGGAGTTACTTGTGATATGTAGGGCTTTCTCCACATATACCAGCCTTTTGATTTCGATTGTGGATTACTATCTCATCCTTCCACACTTGATTTAACCCTTATAAACAGGTTTTCCACGCATACTGTTTACTTATACACAGTGTTATTCACACAAAAATTTCACTTTTTTAATTTAGAATAGACCTTTGCCGAACAGGCCTTACAAGAGTGGGACTACTTGGACAGTTGCAATTATTATGCCTTAATGAATTGGTAGATTAGGCTTGATGAGTTTCCTGTTCGGCTGGCTTCTGTATTTGATGCTAAACCTATTCGGACACTTTTTAAATAGTCTGTTTTACCACCCTGATAACGTGTACTTAGCATGGCTATATAAAAAGCATCAAATACCATTGGCTTCTTTTCCACCAATTTAAACCCATGTTTTTCGAATAATGGTTTTATAGTTGTAGGTGTAAAATGATATAAATGGCGAGGTACATCATAGGCTGCCCAGAATTCTTTAAAATACTGTGCATCATAGGAGTCCGAATTTGGAACCGCAATTAATAGCGTTCCTTTACGCTCCAGTAATTGATGAAGCTGAGGAATAACTTCATTTAAGTTTGGAATGTGTTCAAGTACATGCCATAGGGTAATAATATCAACAGGTTTCGTACCTGTTAATGCATTCAGGTTTGGTTTTATTTCAGCCTCTAATTTCTTCTGGGCAATAGTACGTGCATCTCTATCTGGTTCCATACCAATTATCTGCCAGCCACCTTTCTTACAACTTTCCAGAAAAGCACCAGTACCACAACCTACATCCAGCACTCGGCCTTGTCTGCCATTTAACTTATTTATAAGTCTTAGTTTTGAGTCTAAGGTATAATTTCGAACGATTCGGTAAGCCATATTGATCACTCCCTTTCCCTCGTCATTGTGCGATACATAGTCTTCCGATTTATAGTACGAGCCAATTGAATTTGCATCAGGTCGTGGATTTGTTAGGCGAAATCCGCATGCCTGGCACTCCTGAATGGTGAAATTCTGCAGGCTTACTAAGTAATCTTTACAGACCAGAAATGGGTTAAAGTGGCTACTGCCACATACTGGGCATTCAGTTATTGTTTCCAAAACAGCTGTTTGAATTGTATAGACACAAAAAAGTTCTGACTTCAATCGCTTGAGATTTAGCCAGAACTTACTTATTAACGGCCCATATAGACCAGTAGAATCGAAACGTCGGATGGACTTACACCACTAATTCTTGATGCTTGACCAATAGTTGATGGCCGTAATCGTTTCAGTTTTTCTTTACCTTCGAAGGATAGGGCTTTAAGCCGATCATAGTCGAATGTAGGATTTATTGATAGGTTTTCCCATTTATCAAGCTTATCGGCATTTTGCTTTTCCCGATTCAAATAATCTTCGTACTTAATTTCTATCACTGTTTGTTCCAAGACCTCCTCCCCTACCCCAGGCATGTCAGGAATCATTTTTAATAGCTCTTTCACATCAGCTTGATCAATTTCTGGGCGTTTTAGTAATGTGTAAAAACTACTTTTTTCACGCAGAAGTGCACTTCCTTTACCTTCGAGCCAGGCATTGACCTCATCTGGTTTTAACTTAGTCCCTCGAATCGCTTCTGTTAGTTTGGCTACGCCATTTCGCTTCACTAGCATATTATCATAGCGTTCCTGGGAGGCTAGACCAATAGCATATCCTTTTTCAGTGAGTCGTAAATCCGCATTATCCTGTCGTAATAAGGTCCTGTATTCGGCCCTAGACGTAAACATTCTATATGGCTCCTCGGTACCTTTTGTTATCAGGTCATCAATTAGCACACCTATATATCCTTCCGATCTTTTTATTGTAAACTCGGCTTCCTCATTTACATTTCGGTGAGCATTTATACCGGCCATTAATCCTTGACATGCTGCTTCTTCATAGCCCGTTGTACCATTAATCTGGCCAGCGAAAAATAAATTTTGCACCAACTGTGTTTCTAAGGTTGGCTTTAATTGTGTTGGTGGGAAGAAATCATACTCTACAGCATAGCCTGGCCGGAACATTCGGACATTTTCGAAACCTTCAATTTTCCTTAAGGCATTGTATTGAACTGTTTCAGGCAATGAAGTGGAAAAGCCATTTACATACACTTCTACTGTGTCCCATCCCTCTGGTTCTACAAAAATCTGATGCCGATCTTTATCCGCAAAGCGGTTTATTTTGTCTTCCACTGACGGACAATAACGAGGTCCTAATCCTTTAATTCGACCCGTAAACATGGGTGATTTTTCAAAGCCAGTTTTTAGTTCATCATGCACTGCCTGATTCGTATATGTTATCCAGCAACTACGTTGTTTGTTCAGAACAGGTGTATTGGTGTAAGAAAATTTGCCAGGATTTTCGTCGCCTAGTTGCTCTTCCATACGGTCAAAATCCAGGCTGCGGCCATCTACTCGTGGAGGAGTGCCAGTTTTCATACGGCCTGCTTCAAAGCCCAAACTCATTAACTGCTCGGTTAAGCCTGTGGCAGAACGCTCGGCTGTTCGTCCACCACCAAACACTTTTTCGCCAATGAACATTTTGCCGTTTAAGAACGTACCGTTTGTTAGTACTACCGCTTTGGCTAAAAATTCTACACCCAAACTTGTTTTTACACCGGCCGTTCGTCCATTTTTTACAATGACTTCCGTAACTGTATCCTGCCAGAAATCAATATTTCTATTTTCTTCTAATGCCTTTCGCCACTCCCATGCAAACAAATTCCGGTCGCTTTGACAGCGAGGACTCCACATGGCAGGGCCTTTTGAGCGGTTTAGCATGCGGAATTGAATCATACTTTTATCGCTGATTATTCCCGATAGTCCGCCCAGCGCGTCAACTTCTCGCACAATTTGACCTTTTGCCACACCACCCATAGCTGGATTACAGGACATTTGTGCAATGGTTTGCATATTCATTGTAATTAATAAAACTTTTGAGCCCATTGTGGCGGCAGCGTTAGCTGCTTCACATCCTGCGTGGCCTGCACCAACTACAATGACATCGTAAGAAGAATACATTTTTAATGATTTTTGAAAAATGTTTCACGTGGAAACTTTTCACAAAATTGTTGAAAGTTGTTGAAAAGATGAAACGTGATAAAAATCTTGTGGTTGTGTAACAAAAAACCGCTCACCTTCGTGCCAAGTGAGCGGTTAAATAGAAAACGATTAAAACTACTTACTTACTTTCTGCAAATACTGATTTGCTTCTTTTTTGTAAAAAAGATTATAATTTGGTGTAACTGAACGAAGGACTTCAACTTGCTTTGTTTTCAGTTGCAAATTTGTCGAATCGAAAAAAGCAGGTGTGCTACGCTTCATTGATTTTGCTGCTTCTGCCTGACGCTTTGGATCTTCTTCCTGTTGTTTCAAGGCTTTCTCAGATTCCAGTAACCGGGTGAGAATCTCATTCTGACGATTGATAAGATTAGGGTTGACTCGCTTGTTCACTAAATCTGTCTCCGATTCATCCATCTTTTCAAGTAAGTCTTTTACTTGTTTTTCCTGTTGCTTTCCGGCCTCTGTTCCTTTCGCATTTTCCTCAAGCTTTTTCAGCATTTGCCGAATCATAGCTTGCTCAGCAGCCATCTGAGATAATTCTTCTGATAATCCCCTACCCGATTTACCGCCTTTCTGAAGCTGTTGCATCTTGGCATTAAGTTGTTTTTGCATCTCTCCCATACCACTGGGATTTTCGCCCTTTTTGCCGCCTTTTCCTTTACCAGGCATGGCCATAGCATTCATTTGCTGTTGCATATTCTTTAACACATCACTCAACATCAAAGCCAAATTATTAATAGATGTCATTGCAAACTGCTGTTTTGATGAAGCCATACTTAGCCGACGGTCACGCAATTGCTGTACACTTTCATCCATATAGGATTTCATATTAGTCAACTCACGTGTTACAAACGACTGAATTTGTACTACTCGGCTAGCTAGAGCATTTAAACTGTCTTCAATTATTTTAGCATCATCCTGTAGTTTTAATTGCTCTTGTGATAGCTTGGTAACCCTGGGGTCCTGAAGGCTCATACCCCGGAAATCTTTCATGACTTTTTCCTGTCCAAACGAGAGCGTAATGAGATTGTCGAGGATATTTCGTAAGTCATCAATGTTTTCCTGCATCTCTTCCATTTCAGCAGATTGCATGGATTCTTTCATGGCCTTACTCATGGCCTTCATAGATTTAGCCGACTTTTTCTGTTTTGAGGAGGCCTGTTTTCCTTGGTCACTCTTCATGTTTTTCGTGGCTTCCTCCATCTCTTTCTCAATTTCCTTTTGCTCTTCTTCGGAAGATTCAGGCTTATTTAGGTCGTCTTTTTCAGCTTGCTTTTCAATTTCCTTTAATTGCTCCTGCGTATTCTTGAAATCTTCCTGAGACTTCTCCTGTTGCTTCTGTTGCTCCTGAGAAGTCTCATTTTTCTTAGCATTCTCTTCAGCTTGCTTCTCAAGATTCTCAGCTTGCTTCTCAAGGTTTTCTGCAATATTATTAACCTTTTGCTCGAGCTGCATTTGTTTGAAAAGCTTCAAAGCACGGTCCAAGTCGCGCTCCATGTTCTTTTCTTTACGGCTGAGTTTATCAAGCATATCCGAGGCTTTTTCATCCTGCTTACGTTCCAATAGTTGTTTCAATTGCTCATACAACTGCTTTGATTCAGGATCAAGAAGTTCATTAAACAACTTCTTTAGCTGCTCCATCTTATCCTGCATAGCCTGATTTTTTTCGGCGAAGCGCTGTTGCGTATCATTCGTTTTCTGGAATTGCTCTTGGA
Coding sequences:
- a CDS encoding tetratricopeptide repeat protein, encoding MSPLSTPFKNKSGQLIYTHFHMTNGYNNVSFKKPFYKMLIRLKVIIALTCVLSAGLVYGQGGTTLAEEYYKAGEFEKAANEYAKLLKTEVSWVRVSRYVTSLQKSNKGEEAAKYLKKQQRSDDANRAYYELLSGQLAAQQGDTIQAQAQYTTALQSSKSSIAKLEKLATAFNEVGEARWAVRTLETAREVSKDPTSYSEDLMALYRSTGQTEKAIDEIIITGKQTDKKETVLAALQGFINTKDEPLVEKALYTKIQQEPNELAYNELLIWYFVQKQKFSRALLQEKATDKRLKLNGSRVYDLGMLALNNKEYKAAADAFEYVTTTYPQGQLYPFARRLVINAREEQVKNTYPIDKLEIRKLIADYQRMLQEIGTNVKTLEALRSTANLYGNYLDSKDTALTVLDLAIDLGKTDKNFVDRCKLDKGDIYLLKGEPWESTLLYSQVEKSQKEELLGYEAKLKNAKLHYYKGNFSVAKDLLDVLKLATSREIANDAEQLSLLIVDNTGMDSTEAAMRWYADTELLLLQNKTDEAVDNLNKMLAKYGDHSIADEVLWLRANTYMKQGKNAEALEDLKKIVSAYPTDILGDDALFTQGKIYDERLKDKAAAMEAYQKVLTQYPGSIYGAEARKRFRALRGDTLN
- a CDS encoding class I SAM-dependent methyltransferase, translated to MKSELFCVYTIQTAVLETITECPVCGSSHFNPFLVCKDYLVSLQNFTIQECQACGFRLTNPRPDANSIGSYYKSEDYVSHNDEGKGVINMAYRIVRNYTLDSKLRLINKLNGRQGRVLDVGCGTGAFLESCKKGGWQIIGMEPDRDARTIAQKKLEAEIKPNLNALTGTKPVDIITLWHVLEHIPNLNEVIPQLHQLLERKGTLLIAVPNSDSYDAQYFKEFWAAYDVPRHLYHFTPTTIKPLFEKHGFKLVEKKPMVFDAFYIAMLSTRYQGGKTDYLKSVRIGLASNTEASRTGNSSSLIYQFIKA
- the mnmG gene encoding tRNA uridine-5-carboxymethylaminomethyl(34) synthesis enzyme MnmG, translated to MYSSYDVIVVGAGHAGCEAANAAATMGSKVLLITMNMQTIAQMSCNPAMGGVAKGQIVREVDALGGLSGIISDKSMIQFRMLNRSKGPAMWSPRCQSDRNLFAWEWRKALEENRNIDFWQDTVTEVIVKNGRTAGVKTSLGVEFLAKAVVLTNGTFLNGKMFIGEKVFGGGRTAERSATGLTEQLMSLGFEAGRMKTGTPPRVDGRSLDFDRMEEQLGDENPGKFSYTNTPVLNKQRSCWITYTNQAVHDELKTGFEKSPMFTGRIKGLGPRYCPSVEDKINRFADKDRHQIFVEPEGWDTVEVYVNGFSTSLPETVQYNALRKIEGFENVRMFRPGYAVEYDFFPPTQLKPTLETQLVQNLFFAGQINGTTGYEEAACQGLMAGINAHRNVNEEAEFTIKRSEGYIGVLIDDLITKGTEEPYRMFTSRAEYRTLLRQDNADLRLTEKGYAIGLASQERYDNMLVKRNGVAKLTEAIRGTKLKPDEVNAWLEGKGSALLREKSSFYTLLKRPEIDQADVKELLKMIPDMPGVGEEVLEQTVIEIKYEDYLNREKQNADKLDKWENLSINPTFDYDRLKALSFEGKEKLKRLRPSTIGQASRISGVSPSDVSILLVYMGR